CCGATTTGGCGTGACAACCGGCGGGAATAAGTTGTGGCTTGCTGGCTGAACTACTTATAATAATGGCCGCGGCGAAGCTATGCGCCGGCATTGCGGGGCAGTGGGTTTGCTACAGCAATACCTATCGAGAAAGGTCGCAATACATGCTTGCGGGTCGGATGAGGAGATTAGGTGTTGTCGCCCTTGCGATGCTTGCCGGCTGGTTCTGCGTCAGGCCGGCGACGGCCGCGCCGACTCCCGAGCAATCCGAGAAGTTCCGCGCGGCCGAGTCCGCGCTGACAAAAGGCGAAACGCTATATAAGAACGGAAAGCTCATCGAAGCTGCGGCGATGGTTCAGCCGGCCCAGAAGGCGCTTGCCGAATTGGCCGAGGCCAAGGAACTCGTCAAGCAGCTTCAGCCGCTGGCTCGTCGCCTCATGAATCTGCACGACAACTTGGCGATCGAGGGTGCCAAGGTGCCGGCGATCAGCGCGGCTGTTACCTCATTGGCGGATCTTGCCGGCGAAAAACCGATGGCGAAGCCGGCCGGCGAGAAGCCATCGACGACGCCAAGCCCCAATCGGGCAGTTAGCAAGAATTCCACGCCCTCCGCTAAATCGGGCGCCGGGGCAATCAGCTTCACCAAACAAGTCGCGCCGCTGCTGGTCGCCAAGTGCGGCAAATGCCATGTCACGGCCGCCAAGGGGCAGTTCAGCATGGCCACCTTCACCTCGCTCATGCGTGGGAACAAAGACGGCCCGGTGGTTCTCCCGAACAAAGGCAACGGCAGCCGGATTGTGGAAGTAATCGAGTCGGGGGACATGCCGCGCGGCGGCGGGCAGGTCGCCAAGGACGAGTTGGCCATGCTCGTCCGATGGATCGATCAAGGAGCGAAATTCGACGGCGCCAATCTGACGGATTCGATCGCCGGACTGGGCGCCCCCAACGCGGCAACGATGGCGACGGAGCCGGCGCTCAGCGTCGTGGCTGCCACCGGCAAAGAGAGCGTCCTCTTCTCGCGCGACATCGCCCCGGTGCTGGCCGAGCAATGCATGGTTTGCCACGGCACGCAAAACAATCCTGGCGGCCAACTGCGGCTCGAGACGTTCACCGCGCTCTTGCGAGGCGGGGCCAGCGGCGTGTGCGTCCAACCCGGCAACCCGGCGGCGAGCCTCATCGTCCGCAAGATCAAGGGGCTGTCCGGCGACCGGATGCCGAAAGGGAAGCCGCCCCTCTCGGCCGCCGTGGTCGCCAAGTTCGAAAAATGGGTTGCCGAGGGAGCGAAGTTCGACGGCTACGATCCGGGTCAGACCATGGACGTCGTCGCCGCGACCTACATCGCCGGCGTTTCGACCCCCGAG
The nucleotide sequence above comes from Pirellulales bacterium. Encoded proteins:
- a CDS encoding c-type cytochrome domain-containing protein, with protein sequence MAAAKLCAGIAGQWVCYSNTYRERSQYMLAGRMRRLGVVALAMLAGWFCVRPATAAPTPEQSEKFRAAESALTKGETLYKNGKLIEAAAMVQPAQKALAELAEAKELVKQLQPLARRLMNLHDNLAIEGAKVPAISAAVTSLADLAGEKPMAKPAGEKPSTTPSPNRAVSKNSTPSAKSGAGAISFTKQVAPLLVAKCGKCHVTAAKGQFSMATFTSLMRGNKDGPVVLPNKGNGSRIVEVIESGDMPRGGGQVAKDELAMLVRWIDQGAKFDGANLTDSIAGLGAPNAATMATEPALSVVAATGKESVLFSRDIAPVLAEQCMVCHGTQNNPGGQLRLETFTALLRGGASGVCVQPGNPAASLIVRKIKGLSGDRMPKGKPPLSAAVVAKFEKWVAEGAKFDGYDPGQTMDVVAATYIAGVSTPEQLAAARAQRARRIWHLAIPDENPLEKETKNFLVMGNVGPEKLDEIATAAEKAAATIARIYHAPEDKPLVKGKITLFVCNQRFDYSEFGKMVEEREIPASGRGHFRYDVVNAYGAIVPPNETEYSLAALVG